One Eubacterium sp. 1001713B170207_170306_E7 genomic window carries:
- a CDS encoding U32 family peptidase — protein sequence MRKKPELLAPAGNFEKLRYALHYGADAVYCAGKRFGLRAGAGNFELDELEQAVRYVHERGRHIYVTLNMIPHNDDLEGLPEYVRALKAMGVDAVLVADPGVFAIVRETEPELKVSISTQANNTNWKTVEFWYHQGARRIVLARELGLEEMKTIVKKSPADMEIETFVHGAMCISYSGRCLLSHYMTGRNSNQGDCAHPCRWKYHLIEETRPDEDFKIEEDETGSFIFNSKDLCLINHIPELINAGIDSLKIEGRMKSLYYVATVVQAYRQAIDYYYDHAREEAVDPKYFEELRKVSHRNYTTGFFEHKTTASDQNYGTSSYTRLYDFAGVVQSYDAQTGVAVIQQRNKISVGETVEVMVAGSQEGYYVQQVGEMLDEKGNPIESTPHPKMLYTMKMDRPVEPMDIIRKKEKI from the coding sequence TTGAGAAAAAAACCTGAATTGCTCGCTCCGGCGGGGAATTTTGAAAAATTGCGATATGCCCTGCACTACGGCGCCGACGCTGTCTACTGTGCGGGCAAACGCTTTGGCCTGCGGGCCGGGGCTGGTAATTTTGAGCTGGACGAGCTGGAGCAGGCGGTCCGCTATGTTCATGAAAGGGGCAGGCACATCTACGTGACCCTGAATATGATCCCCCACAACGACGATCTGGAGGGACTGCCCGAATACGTGCGCGCCTTAAAGGCCATGGGCGTGGACGCCGTGCTGGTGGCCGACCCCGGTGTCTTTGCCATCGTGCGGGAAACCGAGCCAGAGCTCAAGGTTTCCATCAGCACCCAGGCCAACAACACCAACTGGAAAACCGTGGAGTTCTGGTACCACCAGGGCGCCCGGAGGATCGTGCTGGCCCGGGAGCTGGGGCTCGAGGAAATGAAGACCATTGTAAAAAAGTCCCCGGCAGATATGGAGATCGAGACCTTTGTGCACGGTGCCATGTGCATCTCCTATTCGGGAAGATGCCTGCTGAGCCATTACATGACCGGCCGTAACTCCAACCAGGGCGACTGCGCCCATCCCTGCCGCTGGAAATACCACCTCATCGAGGAAACCCGCCCCGACGAGGACTTTAAAATCGAGGAGGACGAAACCGGCTCCTTTATCTTTAACTCCAAAGACCTCTGCCTCATCAACCATATCCCCGAGCTCATAAACGCAGGCATCGACAGCCTTAAAATCGAGGGCCGCATGAAGAGCCTTTATTATGTGGCCACCGTGGTTCAGGCCTACCGCCAGGCCATCGACTACTACTACGATCATGCCAGGGAAGAGGCCGTTGATCCCAAATACTTCGAGGAGCTGCGCAAGGTCAGCCACCGCAATTACACCACCGGCTTCTTTGAGCATAAAACCACAGCCAGTGACCAGAACTACGGTACCAGCAGCTACACCCGCCTGTACGACTTCGCCGGTGTGGTGCAGTCCTACGATGCCCAAACCGGCGTGGCGGTGATCCAGCAGCGCAATAAGATCAGTGTGGGCGAAACCGTCGAGGTCATGGTCGCCGGATCACAGGAGGGCTATTACGTCCAGCAGGTGGGCGAAATGCTGGACGAAAAGGGAAACCCCATCGAATCGACCCCGCACCCCAAAATGCTCTATACCATGAAGATGGACAGGCCCGTCGAGCCCATGGATATCATCCGAAAAAAAGAAAAAATTTAA